Proteins encoded in a region of the Rutidosis leptorrhynchoides isolate AG116_Rl617_1_P2 chromosome 9, CSIRO_AGI_Rlap_v1, whole genome shotgun sequence genome:
- the LOC139868877 gene encoding V-type proton ATPase subunit D-like gives MSGQSQRLNVVPTVTMLAIVKARLTGATRGHALLKKKSDALTVQFRQILKKIVSTKESMGTIMKSSSFALTEAKYVAGENIKHIVLEKVESASVRVRSRQENVAGVKLPKFEYFTEGEMTKNDLTGLARGGQQVQGCKIAYLKAVEVLVDLASLQTSFLTLDGAIKTTNRRVNALENVVKPRLENTVVYIKGELDELEREDFFRLKKIQSYKKREIEKKEEAAKKNDFSLKKGEPMLFGTQVKDEDIIF, from the coding sequence ATGTCGGGTCAGAGTCAACGTTTGAACGTTGTTCCAACTGTTACAATGCTTGCAATCGTCAAAGCTCGCCTTACTGGCGCGACAAGAGGTCACGCTTTATTAAAGAAAAAAAGCGATGCACTAACCGTGCAGTTTCGCCAAATTCTCAAAAAAATCGTCTCAACTAAAGAATCAATGGGAACAATAATGAAATCATCTTCATTTGCACTAACTGAGGCCAAATACGTTGCGGGTGAAAACATCAAACACATTGTGTTAGAAAAAGTCGAAAGTGCTTCTGTTAGAGTTCGTTCACGTCAAGAAAATGTTGCAGGCGTTAAACTGCCGAAATTTGAGTATTTTACCGAAGGTGAAATGACGAAAAATGATTTGACTGGGCTCGCGAGAGGCGGGCAACAAGTGCAAGGATGTAAAATTGCTTATTTGAAAGCGGTTGAAGTTCTTGTTGATCTTGCGTCTTTACAAACGTCGTTTTTGACACTTGATGGGGCGATTAAGACCACTAATCGGAGGGTTAATGCGCTAGAGAACGTTGTGAAGCCAAGATTGGAGAATACGGTGGTTTATATTAAGGGCGAGTTGGATGAGCTCGAAAGGGAGGATTTTTTTAGATTGAAGAAGATACAAAGTTATAAAAAGAGAGAGATTGAAAAGAAAGAAGAAGCTGCTAAAAAGAATGATTTTTCTTTAAAGAAAGGGGAGCCTATGTTGTTTGGAACTCAAGTGAAAGATGAAGACATAATTTTTTGA